Genomic DNA from Nocardioides aquaticus:
TGCCTGGGTGTACGGGGAGTGCGCTTGTGCTTGTAGTAGGACTGCCGCGTGACCCCGAGGATCCGGCAGCACGTGTCGACCGGAGCCCCGGCGTCGACGAGTCGCTCGATCACCGGGTAGAGCCTTTTGGGCGGGGCTTGTCCTCGCCGAGGAACTTCGCTGCCTGCCGCACGATCCCCAACTCGGTCTCGAGCTCCTGGATCCGGCGACGAGCGGCCCGCAACTCAGCGGACTCGCTCGAGGGAACTCCGGGGCGGAGCCCGTTATCGATGTCGTCTTGGCGTAGCCACTTCGACAGTGTGACTGGATGGATGCCGAGCTCGACCGCGGTCTGCTTGGCCTGCTTGCCGGCCCGGATCAGCGCGATGGCGCGCGCCCGGAACTCCGGAGGATAGGGACGAGGCACAGCTGTCAGCCTTTCGTGAAGACTGTCAGCTAGCCACCGGATCTGGAACCCAAGCTGTAGGGCACGTCAACCTGTCACCTGATCGTGCAGCAGTCCCAACATACTCGGATTTCCTTGAACGGCTCGGGTGGATTGAGTTTCACGAGGGCCGCGGCGAACTCACCCCCGTAGGCCGAGCACTTTTAAAGGCGCTCAATAGTCCGAGCCTGGACGAGACCACAGCCGACGTGTTCGAGGTGGTGTTGAGCCCAGACAACCCCTTCGCTTACGCGCAAGCCCTCGGTGGGCTGACTTCCCAGCGCGTGAGAGTCGGTGCGTTTTTGGCTCACAGTGCGATTCATCGCCAGCGACGATCACGTGCAGGTGGAAGCAACTTGGTTGATTTATCAGCGCATGATCGGCGCCTACGCGAGCCCGACCGGGCCAAGGGCCGCGAGCTGATGGTCAAGCTCATCGAGACCGTGAGCACTGGCGTCCAAGCCGTGCTGACCGAGGTGATCACGCTGGGTCGGACGTTGAAGAAGCGCGCCGACGACGTCCTGGCCTACTTCGAGCGGCCCGGCACGTCGAACGGGCCGACCGAAGCGATCAACGGCCGGCTCGAGCACCTGCGCGGCTCAGCACTCGGGTTCCGCAACCTCACCAACTACATCGCCAGGAGCCTGCTCGAGTCCGGCGGCTTCAGACCCCGACTACACCCCGGATTGTGACGAGCCACTTAACCTCAATCCACCTACCGCGCGGCTGAATCGCCCCGGGTCAGACCACTAGGCCAACGGGGTTCCGTTGGGTGCAGGGCGGCGACTGTGGACCTGACGAGCGTGCCCTAATCCTCGCTGCTAGTCCGGCCGCTGAGGAAGTCCCGGAGCACCGACGTACGAGCTCCGCTGACCCGGCTCACCTGCTCTGCCCCGCCGCAGGTGAACAAGCCGATGTCGATCCAGTCCTCTCTCAGGTCGAGCACCCGCCACAACCCACCTGAGAGCTCCCACCTGCTGAGCACGTCGACCATCCCGCCTGATGGACCGGACTCCGGCCGACTGTGCCCACCTTCTTGCATCACCATCTGTATGCAGTCCTCCAAGGTCATGAGCCGCCCGATCAGAAAGGGCGCTCGGGGGTAGAGCGGCAGCCGTTGTAGTCCTCGTCTGGCCGTGTCCACCGAAGACGCGGTCGAGCAGCAGCGTCTGCAGCTCCCATCAGCGCTGCGCGCCGGGGGCGGGGGGGTCGAGGTCGTCTGCTACGCCGTCGCGCGCGACCCAGTCCTCGTCGGCGGCCTCGTGCGCGGCTCCGTTGAAAGCCCGGAGGGCGCTCACCGCCCCACGGGCATCTGCTGCCGACATCGTCTCCAGGATCGCGCGCACTTCCGTCCGGCGGTGGGAACGCACCGCTGCCAGGACGACCCCGCCACCTGTGGTGATCGAGATCTTCACCGACCGGGCGTCGGTGCTCGAGCGACGGCGCGAGACCAGCTCGAGACGTTGCAGGCGGTCGCAGACCCGGCTGGCGTTGGAGGCGTTGACGCCGAGCTCGTCGGCAAGGGCGTTCACCGACTGCTCGCCGCGCGAGGCCAGCAGGACCAGCACCCGATGCTGCACCAACGTCACCTCGACAGGAGCGGCATTGATCGACCGGACCGCGAGCGCGACCAACGCCCGGCCCGCGGTGATGAACTCGTCCACCACCTCGTCCAGCTGTGGATCCACCGGTACGCCGGTACCGCCGGAACCGCCTGGTTCGCTGGCGCCGGGGTCACGAGGTACAGGAGCTGCCACTTGTGCCGGCCTGCCTTCCGTGGTTTCTTTGCGGTACCGCAATGTTGCGCCTACGCAAACATTCACGCTAGTCGCGAGGAGAGTCAAGTGGCCGACAGGATCGCAGACATCTACGGGGACCCGACGCCACACGGCCGGGGAACTGTCTGGCCGGCACGCGTCGACTTGCACCTCGAGGACGGCGTAGTCGAGAGCGACGTCGACCGGTGGGTGCAGTCGGCGTGTCTGCTGTGCAGCAACGGGTGCGGGTGCGACATCGCCGTCAAGGACGGCCGCATGGTCGGCGTCCGAGGTCGCGCGACCGACGTGGTCAACCACGGTCGCCTGGGACCCAAGGGGTTGTACGGCAGCACCATCTGGGCCAGCTCCCCCGACCGACTCACCCGACCTCTCGTCCGCGAAGGAGGACGCCTGGTGGAGACCGACTGGGAGACTGCCATGGGACGGATCGTCGAGGTCTCGAAGAGACTCCTGGACGAGAAGGGGCCCCTCTCGCATGGCTTCTACACCAGCGGCCAACTCTTCCTCGAGGAGTACTACACCCAGGCGGTCATCGGCAAGGCGGGTCTCGGCACCCCTCACATGGACGGCAACACCCGCCTGTGTACGGCCACCAGCGCTGCCGCGTTCAAGGAGTCGTTCGGCGCCGACGGGCAACCGGGCTCCTACACGGACATCGAGCACTGCGACGCGATCTTCCTCTTCGGGCACAACATGGCCGAGACGCAGACCGTGCTCTGGACGCGGATCCTGGACCGCACCCGAGGTGACGACCCGCCGCGAATCGTGTGCGTCGACCCCCGCCGCACCCTGGTGGCCCGTGAGGCCGAGCGAACCGGAGGCGTGCACCTGGCTCCCCGCGTAGGCACCAACATGGCCCTGATGAACGGCCTCACCCGCGAACTCTTCGTCAACGGGTGGGTCGACCACTCATGGGTGGACGAGCACACCATCGGCCTCGACGACCTGCGCTCGGTCGTCGAGCCCTACACCGTCGAGCACGTGGCCGAGATCTGCGACATCGACGGCGAGCACCTGCGACGCGCCGCCCGGATCTTCGGGGAGAGCACCGGTGTGCTGTCCACAGTCCTCCAGGGGTTCTACCAGTCCCACCAGGCGACGGCCGCCTCGGTCGCGGTGCACAACCTGCACCTGCTGCGCGGCATGCTCGGGCGTCCCGGCGCCGGGGTCCTGCAGATGAACGGCCAGCCCACCGCTCAGAACAACCGTGAATGCGGAGCCGACGGCGACTTCCCGGGGTTCCGCAACTGGAACAACCCCCACCACGTCGACGAGCTCGCCACCACCTGGAACGTCGACCCGCTGCAGATCCCGCACTGGGCTCCACCTACCCATGCGATGCAGATCTTCCGATACGCCGAGACCGGCGCGGTCGGTCTCCTATGGATCTCTGCCACCAACCCGGCCGTCTCGATGCCGCAGAGCGGACGGATACGCAAGATCCTTGCCGGGGAGCAGTGCTTCGTCGTCGTCCAGGACCTCTTCCTGACCGAGACGGCCGAGCTCGCCGACGTCGTCCTACCCGCCGCGGGGTGGGGAGAGAAGACCGGATGCTTCACCAACGTCAACCGTACCGTCCACTTGTCCGAGAAAGCTGTGGACCCACCCGGTGAAGCGCGCAGCGACCTCGACATCTTCCTCGCCTACTCCGACGCGATGGGCTTCACCGACAAGGACGGGTCTCCTCTGATTACATGGCGCACACCGGAGGAGGCCTTCGACGCATGGAGGTCCGTGACCGCAGGCCGACCGGTCGACTACACCGGCCTCAGCTACGACAAGCTCCGTGGACCATCGGGCATCCCCTGGCCCGTCAACGACCAGCATCCCGAGGGCACCGACCGGTTGTACGCAGACGGCGTCTTCCCCACCGACACCGACTACTGCGAGACCTACGGCCACGACCTGATCACCGGCGGCACCGTCACCGAATCCGAGCACCGAGCCCTGGCGCCAGCTGGACGCGCCTTCCTCAAGGGCGCGCCGTACACGCCACCACACGAGGAACCGTCGCAGGAGTTCCCGCTGCGGTACACGACCGGGCGCACTGCCTACCAGTTCCACACCCGCACCAAGACCGGCAGGTCCCGGTCGCTGAACGCCGCCGCCCCGGATGCCTGGGTCGAGCTCTCGGCCGCCGACGCCGACCGCCTCGCCATCACCGAGGGCGACTGGGTGAGGGTGGAGTCGCCCCGGGGCGCCATCGAGGTCCGCGCCCGGGTCGGGCAGGTGATGGAGGGCGCGGTGTTCGCGCCCTTCCACTACGGCCACTTCGACCCCGGCGGGGACACGACCGACGCGGACCACCGGCTGGCGAACGAGCTCACCATGACGGTGTGGGACCCGGTCTCCAAGCAGCCCTACTTCAAGACCGCAGCATGCCGCGTCACCAAGACCCGCGACGGTGACGGGCCCGCCCCGGCACCGACCACGACCGCATCTGCACCGGCCCCGTCCAGGAATGGCCAACAGGTGCCGACCACCACCGGCGGCGCACCGACCAGCAGCACGGTCCTCCCCGACACCCCGCGCTACATCCTCGACCCGAGCCAGGCCACGGGGTCCGACGACGCCGTCCCAGGGAGGTCGTGATGCCGCACCTCAGCACCTACGTCGGCCTGGCCGACCACAGCGAGAAGACCCTCGCTGACTCCTTCCGCGCCGTCGCAACAGGGCACGGCGCCGAGGTCGACGTCTTCCACACCTGCCAGATGCTCGCCGAGTGGAGCGACGAGCACCGTCGAAGGCTTCTCCCGGCCGTCGAACGCTACGGCGAGGACGACAGCGTGGCCGAGCCCGAACGGCTCCACGCCAACGGGCTCGCCGAGGTCCGCACGGGACCGGTCGGGCTGCTCCGTGACCTGCAGGACCTCCACGTGCTTGCGACCCTGGTCCAGACGACATGGACCGTCGTGGCTCAGGCCGCCCAAGGGGTACGTGATCGCGAGCTGCTGGACGTCGCGACCTCGTCGAACGCGGAGACGTCACGACAGCTGACGTGGCTCAACACCCGCATGAAAGCCGCCGCGCCACAGGCGCTCATCGTCGACCCATGAGCATTCTCACCCGCCCTAAACACACCCACTTGTCCGCCTGCACGACGCTCCTTCGCCGAGGTGACTGAGGTGCTGCAGACGGCCATCTACGCCTGCGGCGCATCGCTCCCGCTGCTGCTCGGCGCGCTCGTGGGCGTGCGTTGGCGCCCACCGCGGCACCTGATCGCGACCGCTCTGGCCTACGCCGCAGGCGCACTGATCGCCTCAGTGTCGTTCGAGCTATTCGAGCCCGCTTACCAGGACGGCGGCCCCCTGCGAACCGGTGCGTGGTTCGCAGCAGGTGCCCTGCTCTTCGTGAGCGCCGACTATGCGCTCAGTCGCAAGTCAGCGGGTAACCCCGCTGGTTGGGCGCTGCTGGCCGGGGTGACGCTGGACGGCATCCCGGAGAACACGGCTCTCGGCGTTTCATTGGCCAGCTCCGCAAGTGTCGCGCTCCTCGTAGCCGTCTTCGTCAGCAACTTTCCGGAAGCACTCGCCGGCGCAGTGACCATGCGCAGCAGGGGACGAAGCGCGAGATCGGTGGTGGCGCTGTGGGCGGGCGCCACCGTCTTGCTCGCGGCCGCCGTCGTCGCCGGCCGCTTGGCCTTCGCCGGCGCCTCACCCGCAACCCTCGCCGGACCCCTCGCATTCGCTGCCGGGGCGGTGCTCACCTCGGTCGTCGACACCCTGGCTCCTGAGGCGTTCGGCAAGGGCGGGCCCTGGATCGCGTTGGCGAGCGCTGCCGGGTTCGCGACTGGATACGTCCTAAGCCTGTGACCCAGCATCGGCGTCCGCTAGGAACAGTCCGACTCCACACATGGTCGGCGATCGGCAGTTTGCGCTGTGGCGAGCAACCCACCGCACGCACTACACACCGCGAGCCTCGCACCTCTCTACGAGTGGACAGCTGGCGCCCGCAGCTCTAGGTGGCGGGCTCCTGACAATGCCGTTGGAGCGCGGAGACGTCGCCCTCCAACGAGGCAGCGGTGCGAGAAACATCGACGAAACAGCCCTAGTCCCGTCGTGTTTCATCTGCGGTCTGGGTCGCACGGCACTCTGTCACCACCGGTCAGTCGCCACCCGTCGCCGCAGCAGTGCTGCTCTCGACTCAAGTCGGCGCTTGTTCAGTTGCACCATCGGCCTGCCACAGGTCGGGGCCGAACACCTCGTACTGGATGTCGTGCGCCGCCACTCCGCGCCCCAGCAGCGCGGACCGTATGGCTTTCATGAATGGCAGCGGACCGCACAAGTAGTAGATCGCCGTCTTGGGCAGCGACACCTCGTCCAGGTCGAGAAGGCCGGCGTGCACGCCGTCGACCGGCAAGGTGCTCTCGGAGTCGTGCTCGAACCAGACATGCACCGCGGCGTTCGACAGCGCCTCGACGTCGGAGAGGACCTGGTGCCGAAGAGCGAACGACCGCTCGTCGGTGTCGGCGTGCAGCAGCAGGATCGGCAAGGACGATCCAGCCGCGACCAGGTGGGACAGCATCCCCGCCATCGGGCTGATGCCCGTGCCAGCGCTGAGGAAGACCAGCGGTCGACCGGAGTCGTCAAGAACCACGTTGCCGAACGGCAGGGACATGGTGACGGTGTCCCCCAGGTCGACGGAGTCGTGCAACAGGTTCGAGACCTCGCCGTCGGGGAGGTCCGCGCCGTGCACACGCTTGACCGAGAACTGACGGTGCTCGCCGTCGTCCGCGCGGGTGAGGCTGTATTGACGAGGCTGGTGGAGGCCGTCCGGCATCAGCATCTTGACGGAGACGTACTGGCCGGGCAGGGAGGTCTTGACCAGGCGGTCGTCCTTGCGGTGGACGACGAAGGTCACCACGTCGTCGGTCTCGTGCCGCTTCTCCACCACCTCCCAGTCGCGCCACACTGTCTCCGGCCGCACTCCTCGGGCGCTGTAGAGGCCACGCTCCTGACTGGTCAGCAGCTCCGCCATCAGCCAGTACACCTCGTCCCAGCCGGCGGCGACCTCCGGGGTGACGGCGTCACCCAGGACGTCGGCGATCGCCCAGAGGAGGTGGTCGTGGACGACCTGGTACTGGTCGGGGCGCAGACCGAGGGACACGTGCTTGTGGGAGATCCGCATCAGCAGCTGCTCAGGAAGCTGGTCCTGCAGGGCCGCGGTCGCGAAGGCGGCCACCGATCCTGCGAGCGCCACCTGTTGGGCGCCCTGTGCCTGGTTGCCGCGGTTGAACAACCCGTCCATTAACTCCGGCCGGGCCGTGAACATGTGGGCGTAGAAGCGGCGAGCGATCTCCTCGATGTTGTCAGCTACGGCCGGCAACGTCGCCTCGACAACGGCACGAGTGGGTTCAGAGAGCATGGGATTCTCCTGGTGGTGCGACGGATGAGGCGTGTCATCGGGCGGTTAGTGGCGGGCTGCGGTCTCCTACCACCGCTCCTCGACCTGCGCCGGCTCAGCCGATTGCCTTGCCGACCGTGAGCAGGACCGCGGAGTCCTCGACGGCCTCCAGCGAGTGGCGTGAGTCCGGGATGGACATCAGGTCGCCCGGCGATCCGTTCCAGCGCGTCTGCCCCGCGATGAGTGTCACGCGGCCGTGGAGGACCTGGAGGGTGGCGTCGCCCGGGCTCTCGTGCTCGTCGAGTCCGCTGCCCGCACGCAGGGCGATCAAGGTCTGGCGCAGGACGTGCTCGTGGCCGCCGTAGATCGTGTGAGCGCTGCGGCCGCTGGTGGCGGCCACGGCGTTCACCATGTGGTGGCGGACCAGGGCGGTCAGTGATTCCTTCTGCATAGGTGCTCCTCAGGTCGGTGGTCGTGGGTGGGTGCCGGTGTCGTGCAGGAAGCTCGGCGAGTCCTCGTGTGCGGCCTCGACCACGGCCCATCCGGTGGCGCCGAGAGTGACGACGGAGACCGGGAAGATCCCCAGGTCCTCCCGCTCGACGTGCACGCCCAGGTCGTCCAGGAGGCTCCGCACGCGGTCCGCGAACCCCGGGGTGCCCGGGGCGAGCGCGGCGACCTCGACCGAGAAGTCCCGGTGCTCGCCCTCGAGGGCGTCGATCTCGTCGACGAACTCGCCCGAGGAGCGGATGGCGCGGAAGATGCCGGCCTCCTCCCGGGCCATGTGGCGGTCCAGGCCGGTGACGAGGTCACGCAGGCGTGCCATCGCCGCGGCATCGTCCCCGGCGCCCAGGTCCTGCCGGACGAGGTGGGCTTGCTCCATCAGGGCGGTGTGCTCGTCCATGAGCTCGGCGATGGCGGGGACCTCGCGGCAGCCGCAGTACTCGCACATCAGCCGACCCGGTCCCAGCCGCGGCGCGGGCGGTGGCTGCCGAGTCGGCTGTCATCGCGGGAGCGGTAGACGATGTAGGGGCGGGTCAGGTAGCCCAGCGGCGCGCTGAAGACGTGCACGAGTCGGGTGAAGGGCCACAGCGCGAACAGTCCGAAGGCGACCAGGGCGTGCAGCTGGAAGCCCAGGGGCGCGGCCGCCATCAGGTCGGCGTCGGGCTGGAAGGCCAGGAAGGAGCGGAACCAGACCGAGACGCCCTCGCGGTAGTTGTACTCGCCGCCGATGGTCAGGATCGAGCCGGCGATGGTGTTCCACATCCCCAGCACGATCGCTACGGCCAGGAACGCGTACATGACCTTGTCCATCACGGTGGTCGCTGAGAAGACCGGGCCGACGGTGCGTCGGCGGTAGATGAGAATCACCAGCCCCACCACGGTCGCGATGCCGGCCAGCATGCCGCCGCCGACCGCGGCGACGTGGTAGAGGTGCTCGCCCACGCCGACGGCCTCGGTCCACGACTGCGGGATGAGCAGCCCGATCACGTGCCCGCCGATGACGCCGAGCATGCCGAAGTGGAACAGCGGGCTGCCGATGCGCAGCAGGCGGTTCTCGTACAGCTGCGAGGACCTGGTGGTCCACCCGAACTTGTCGTAGCGGTAGCGCCACCAGTGCCCGACGACGAACGTCGTGAGGCACACGTAGGGGAACACCAAGAAGAGGAACTCGTTCATGTCCGGGCTCCTGGGAAGGACGGCATCGGCAGGAGGGTCGTGCTGCTCGAGGCGCCCGGGCTGAACTGGGGGCTGGCGAAGGGCGCCAGTCCCACCTCCTCCTCGGGCGGTCCCTCGACGGCCAGGCGTCGTACGGCGTCCCGCTCCTCGCCGCGCAAGGTCGGCAGCGTCGCGGTCACTGCGTCGATCAGGCTGAACCAGGGCGAGGACATGTCGCGCAGGGAGAGTCGCAGCAGCTCCAGCCCGGCCCGGTGGTCGAGCATCAAGTCGCGTCCGGCCGTGCGGTCGATCGTGGCGGCGAACTCCAGGACGACGCAGAGGTGGTCGGGGAGCTCCTTGTCGTCGAGCTCGAACCCGGCGCTGAGGTAGGTCTGCTTGAAGCGCAGCAGCGCCATCCCCCGCTTGCGGGTGTCGCCGTGCGCGAAGTAGGTCAGGAAGAGGTTGCAGCGCCGTCGGTTGTCGAAGGTCTCGACGTAGTCGGCCTGCAGCTCGGCGAGCGGGGTGGAGGTGAGCTTCTCCAGGAAGTCCCGGATCGGGTCGCCGACCGCGGCCGGCAGCACCAGGGAGGCGGAGCGGACCATGTCGGCGTGGGCGAGGACCGTCTCGTCGGGGTAGTCCAGGAGCAGGGAGACCGACTGCCAGGCGACGGTCAGCTGCTCGGGTGCCAGCGCGGGCCGGCCGCGTCGGGTGCTCACGTGTCCCGTCCCTTCGGCGGGAACATGCCGGGCGGTGAGCCCTTGCCGTCCCAGTTCAGCAGGTTGACCCGGCTGCCCTTGTCCTCCGGACCCGCCATCGAGTCGGAGGTCTGGCGGTCCTGCAGCACCCGGAAGTTCTCGACCGCGAGCGGGGTGGGTGCGCCGGATCCCTCGCCGAAGAGGTCCTGCTGGCCGCCGCCGTATTCGGAGACCGAGCACTCGGTGGTCAGCTCCTCCAGGGAGTGCGCCTGCTCGGCGTGCGCCGGCGGGATCACGTAGCGCTCGTCGTACTTCGCGATCGCCAGGAGGCGGTACATGTCGTACATCTCCTCCTCGCTCATCCCCACCGCGGCGGGGATGGAGGCGTCGGGCTCGCGGCCCATGTTGATGTCGCGCATGTAGCACCGCATGGCGGCGAGCTTCTTCAGCACCGCGTCGACCGGCTCGACCTCTCCGGCCGTGAACAGCTCGGCGAGGTACTCCACCGGGATGCGCAGCGCGTCGATGGCCGCGAACAGGTTGCCCTTGTCCTCGGCGTCCTCACCGGTCTCCTGGACAACGTCGACGACCGGCGACAGCGGCGGGATGTACCAGACCATCGGCATGGTGCGGTACTCCGGATGCAGCGGCAGGGCGACCTTGTAGGTGTTGATCAGGGCGTAGATCGGGGAGCGCTGTGCGGCGAGGATCCAGTCGCGGGCGATGCCGGCCTTCTCGGCCTCCCGGATCACCTCGGGGTCGGAGGGGTCGAGGAAGACCTCGCGCTGGGCCTCGTACAGGCCCTGGTCGTCCTCGGTGGAGGCCGCCTCGAGCACCTTGTCGGCGTCGTAGAGCATCAGGCCGATGTAGCGCAGCCGGCCCACGCAAGTCTCGGCGCAGACGGTCGGCAGGCCGACCTCGATCCGCGGGAAGCAGAACGTGCACTTCTCGGCCTTGCCGGTGCGGTGGTTGAAGTAGATCTTCTTGTACGGGCAGCCCGAGACGCACTTGCGCCAGCCGCGGCACTTGTCCTGGTCGACCAGGACGATGCCGTCCTCCTCGCGCTTGTAGATCGCGCCGCTGGGGCAGGATGCGGCGCAGGAAGGGTTCAGGCAGTGCTCGCAGATCCGGGGCAGGTAGAACATGAAGGTCTGCTCGAACTCGAACTTCACCTTCTCCGCGATCTTGGCCAGCATCGGGTCGCGGTGCGCGGTCTCGGTGGACCCGCCCAGGTCGTCGTCCCAGTTGGCCGACCACTCGATCTTCATGTCCTTGCCGCTGATCAGCGACTTCGGCCGGGCCACCGGGGTGTGCTCCTGGGCCGGGGCGTCGGTGAGCGTGGAGTAGTCGTAGGTCCAGGGCTCGTAGTACTCACCGATGGAGGGCAGCTTGGGGTTGGAGAAGATGGTCATCAGGTTCTTGAACCGGCCACCGGCCTTCAGCTTCATCCGCCCGCGCTTGTCGAGCTCCCAGCCGCCCTTCCACCGCTCCTGGTCCTCGTAGGTGCGCGGGTAGCCCAGGCCGGGCCTGGTCTCGACGTTGTTGAACCAGATGTACTCGGTGCCGGCGCGGTTGGTCCACGCCTGCTTGCAGGTGACCGAGCAGGTGTGGCACCCGATGCACTTGTCGAGGTTCATCACCATGGCCATCTGTGCCATGACCCTCATGTCAGTACTCCACGTCTTGCGAGCGCTTGCGGATGATGGTGACCTCGTCACGTTGATTGCCGGTGGGACCGAGATAGTTGAAGGCGTACGTCAGCTGGGCGTACCCGCCGATGAGGTGGGACGGCTTCACGAGCAGGCGGGTCAGCGAGTTGTGGATGCCGCCGCGCTTGCCGGAGGTCTCCGCGATCGGGACGTCGATCAGGCGGTCCTGGGCGTGGTACATGTACACCGTGCCCTCGGGCATCCGGTGCGACACGATCGCCCGGGCCACCACGACCCCGTTGCGGTTGACCGCCTCGATCCAGTCGTTGTCCCGGATGCCGACCTTGACCGCGTCGCGGTCGCTCATCCAGATGTTCTGCCCGCCGCGCGAGAGCGACAGCATGAAGAGGTTGTCCTGGTACTCCGAGTGGATCGACCACTTGTTGTGCGGCGTCAGGTAGCGCACCGTCAGGCCCTCGACCTGGTCGCCGGATCCGTCGGAGACATTGCCCAAAGCCGGCTCGGCGAACAGCGCCGCCATGTTCAACGGCGGGCGGTAGACCGGCAGCCCTTCTCCGAGCTCGGTCATCCAGTCGTGGTCAAGGTAGAAGTGCATCCGCCCGGTCAGGGTGTGCCAAGGCTTCTTGCGCTCCACGTTGATCGTGAACGGCGAGTAGCGCCGCCCGCCGGTCTCGGAACCCGACCACTCCGGTGAGGTGATCACCGGCACCGGCGGACCCTGCGTGTCGGCGAAGGTGATCTGCTTGCCCGCGTGCTCCTCGGCCAGATCGGCCAGCCGGACGCCGGTGCGCTTCTCGAGGGTCTTGAAGCCCTGGGTAGCGAGGTGGCCGTTGGTGGTGCCGGACATCGTGAGGATCGCCTCGCACACGTCCACGTCGCGCTTCAGCGAGGGGCGACCGTCCGCGGCGACACCGCCGCGCACGGTGCCGTTCTTGTGCCGCAGGTACTCCACCTGCTCGCCCAGCTCGAAGGTCACGCCCTTGGTGGTCGCCCCGAGGGTGTCGACCAGTGGCCCGAGCGCGTTCATCTTCTCGGCGACCGCACCGTAGTCGCGCTCGACCTCGACCAGCTTGGGCATGGTGACACCGGGGATGGGCTCGCACTCGCCCTTCTTCCAGTCACGCACAACACCATGTGGGTTGGCCATCGCATCAGGGGTGTCGTGGGTCAGCGGGACCGCCACCACGTCCTTGCGCACCCCCAGGTGGGTGGCGCCGAGCGAACTGAACTTCTCGGCGATCGTCTGCCAGGCGTCCCAGTCGGTACGGGTCTGCCACGGCGGGGCGATCGCGGGGTTGAAGGAGTGCACGAACGGGTGCATGTCGGTGGTGTTCAGGTCGTGCTTCTCGTACCAGGTCGCCGCCGGGAGGACGACGTCGGAGAAGATCGTCGTGCTCGTCTGCCGGAAGTCGATCGTCATCAGCAGATCGAG
This window encodes:
- the narH gene encoding nitrate reductase subunit beta → MRVMAQMAMVMNLDKCIGCHTCSVTCKQAWTNRAGTEYIWFNNVETRPGLGYPRTYEDQERWKGGWELDKRGRMKLKAGGRFKNLMTIFSNPKLPSIGEYYEPWTYDYSTLTDAPAQEHTPVARPKSLISGKDMKIEWSANWDDDLGGSTETAHRDPMLAKIAEKVKFEFEQTFMFYLPRICEHCLNPSCAASCPSGAIYKREEDGIVLVDQDKCRGWRKCVSGCPYKKIYFNHRTGKAEKCTFCFPRIEVGLPTVCAETCVGRLRYIGLMLYDADKVLEAASTEDDQGLYEAQREVFLDPSDPEVIREAEKAGIARDWILAAQRSPIYALINTYKVALPLHPEYRTMPMVWYIPPLSPVVDVVQETGEDAEDKGNLFAAIDALRIPVEYLAELFTAGEVEPVDAVLKKLAAMRCYMRDINMGREPDASIPAAVGMSEEEMYDMYRLLAIAKYDERYVIPPAHAEQAHSLEELTTECSVSEYGGGQQDLFGEGSGAPTPLAVENFRVLQDRQTSDSMAGPEDKGSRVNLLNWDGKGSPPGMFPPKGRDT